In Chitinophaga nivalis, a single genomic region encodes these proteins:
- a CDS encoding DUF2851 family protein, which translates to MRVNPPLTEELFQHIWEFRLFQQEHLFTTDGEPVQIIYPGLHNHHDGPDFTGAKIRISHTLWVGHVELHLRTSDWFRHRHDQQQQYQRIILHVVFRHDMPGREAVNAPCLELQQYIPKLLLHRYEVLRRSAAFIPCAGRAAQVPLLTWLSWKERMLAERWERKMNALRAWLLLNKYNWEEVCYWAVAQSFGMPVNALPFLQVAQSLPYPVLMRYRHQSLHIEALLFGQAGMLEEDFADVYALQLQHEFMHLQHKYRLLPMAGHLWNWLRLRPAAFPTIRLATFGALLQQTSHLFSRILEAPDVTTLEQLFLVQPSAYWHTHYRFGHTVDKTLRPGRQAVYGILINTVLPLLFLYGQQQNLKYYQEKALHFLQQLPAENNKITKGWRQLGVHQENALESQALLQLKQYYCDEKRCLQCAIGAKIISGRN; encoded by the coding sequence ATGCGCGTTAACCCACCGCTCACCGAAGAGCTATTCCAGCATATCTGGGAGTTTCGTCTATTTCAGCAGGAGCATCTCTTTACTACCGACGGAGAACCTGTACAAATCATCTATCCCGGATTACACAATCATCATGACGGCCCGGATTTTACAGGGGCCAAAATCAGGATCAGTCACACGTTATGGGTAGGTCATGTGGAGCTGCACCTGCGTACGTCTGACTGGTTCCGGCACCGGCACGATCAGCAGCAACAATACCAGCGGATTATCCTGCATGTGGTATTCCGGCATGATATGCCGGGGCGCGAAGCCGTTAATGCGCCCTGTCTGGAGCTGCAGCAATATATTCCCAAATTATTGCTGCACCGGTATGAAGTGTTGCGCCGTTCCGCCGCATTTATTCCCTGCGCGGGCAGGGCAGCCCAGGTGCCGCTGCTGACGTGGCTCAGCTGGAAGGAACGCATGCTGGCAGAACGCTGGGAACGCAAGATGAATGCGTTGCGTGCCTGGCTGCTGCTGAATAAGTACAACTGGGAAGAAGTCTGTTACTGGGCGGTGGCCCAAAGTTTCGGCATGCCGGTTAATGCCTTGCCTTTTCTGCAGGTAGCACAATCGCTGCCTTATCCGGTGCTGATGCGTTACCGGCATCAATCGCTGCACATAGAAGCGTTGTTGTTTGGGCAGGCAGGTATGCTGGAGGAAGATTTTGCTGACGTATATGCGTTACAGTTACAGCATGAATTTATGCACCTGCAGCATAAATACCGTCTGCTACCGATGGCCGGTCACCTCTGGAACTGGCTGCGGTTGCGGCCTGCCGCTTTTCCTACCATCCGGCTGGCTACCTTTGGCGCTTTGCTGCAGCAAACCTCCCACCTGTTTTCCCGGATACTGGAAGCACCGGATGTAACCACCCTGGAACAGTTATTCCTGGTACAGCCTTCCGCTTACTGGCATACTCACTACCGTTTCGGACATACCGTAGATAAAACGCTGCGTCCCGGCAGGCAGGCCGTGTATGGTATTCTGATCAATACGGTATTGCCACTGTTGTTTTTATACGGACAGCAGCAAAACCTGAAATACTACCAGGAAAAGGCGTTACATTTTTTACAGCAGCTACCGGCAGAAAATAATAAGATTACCAAAGGATGGCGGCAACTGGGCGTACATCAGGAAAATGCACTGGAGTCACAGGCGCTGTTACAGCTCAAACAATATTACTGTGATGAGAAGCGGTGTTTACAATGCGCCATCGGCGCGAAGATTATCAGCGGGAGAAATTAA
- a CDS encoding OsmC family protein codes for MQTAEIIYTGELRTTATHLQSGTVIETDAPVDNNGKGERFSPTDLVATALGSCMLTIMGIKARENNWAIEGTRLSIQKIMGTEPRRITGVKVVFDFPAGHNLGEKERTILERAAHTCPVAKSVHPDILQDVTFNW; via the coding sequence ATGCAAACAGCTGAAATAATTTATACCGGGGAGTTACGGACAACCGCCACGCACCTGCAGTCGGGTACGGTCATAGAAACGGATGCACCGGTAGATAACAATGGGAAAGGAGAACGATTCTCCCCTACCGACCTGGTAGCCACCGCGCTGGGGTCTTGTATGCTCACCATTATGGGTATCAAAGCCCGGGAGAACAACTGGGCCATTGAAGGTACCAGATTAAGCATCCAAAAAATCATGGGTACAGAACCCCGCCGCATCACCGGTGTGAAAGTCGTATTCGATTTCCCTGCCGGACATAACCTGGGAGAAAAGGAAAGAACCATCCTGGAGCGGGCAGCCCATACCTGTCCGGTAGCCAAAAGTGTACATCCGGATATCCTGCAGGATGTTACCTTTAACTGGTAA
- the lipA gene encoding lipoyl synthase, protein MQELPVIAAEPAATRVKKPDWLRVKLPIGENYKQVRSLVDTHKLHTICESGNCPNMGECWGAGTATFMILGNICTRSCGFCAVATGRPEPVDHDEPQRVAEAIYLMKVKHAVITSVDRDELKDGGSIVWANTIKAVRALNPETTMETLIPDFRGQWENLQRIIDVAPEIVSHNLETVERLTKQVRIQAKYHRSLEVIRRLKEGGMRTKSGIMLGLGETKEEVVQAMQDLYDNGCDVVTLGQYLQPTPKHLPVVRFVHPDEFAELREIGYNMGLDYVEAGPLVRSSYHAEKHIFSGRNKG, encoded by the coding sequence ATGCAAGAACTACCCGTTATAGCTGCCGAACCGGCTGCCACAAGAGTGAAGAAGCCTGACTGGCTGCGCGTTAAGTTACCGATAGGAGAGAACTATAAGCAGGTTAGAAGCCTGGTAGATACCCATAAATTACATACGATCTGCGAAAGCGGTAATTGTCCCAATATGGGCGAGTGCTGGGGTGCCGGCACCGCTACTTTTATGATTCTGGGCAACATCTGTACCCGTAGCTGCGGTTTCTGTGCAGTAGCTACCGGTCGGCCGGAGCCGGTAGATCACGATGAGCCACAGCGGGTGGCGGAAGCGATCTACCTGATGAAAGTAAAACATGCGGTCATTACCTCCGTTGACAGGGATGAACTGAAAGACGGTGGTTCTATTGTATGGGCCAATACCATCAAGGCTGTAAGGGCGTTGAACCCTGAAACAACCATGGAAACCCTGATCCCGGACTTCCGTGGTCAGTGGGAAAATCTCCAGCGTATTATCGACGTAGCTCCGGAAATCGTATCCCATAACCTGGAAACGGTAGAACGTTTGACCAAACAGGTAAGGATACAGGCCAAATATCACCGTAGTCTGGAAGTTATCCGCCGCCTGAAAGAAGGTGGTATGCGTACCAAAAGCGGCATTATGCTGGGATTGGGCGAAACCAAAGAAGAAGTAGTACAGGCCATGCAGGATCTGTATGACAATGGCTGTGATGTAGTTACATTGGGCCAGTACCTGCAACCTACTCCGAAACATTTACCTGTGGTACGCTTCGTACATCCCGATGAATTTGCAGAACTGCGGGAGATTGGTTACAACATGGGACTGGACTACGTAGAGGCCGGACCGTTAGTAAGATCTTCCTATCATGCAGAAAAACATATTTTCAGCGGTCGTAATAAAGGATGA
- a CDS encoding TolC family protein, with protein sequence MKKRAFYPVAIVFGMLLSRHTYAQQSTDSLLNKASLEDCVRYALTHQPALKQSRIDEAITDRTVKSKLADWYPQINLDYNLQHYLELPTSIFGGNPTKVGVTNTSTATFGLTQNLFTRDLLLATNTSKDVRKQSQQTTARTQIDVIADVSKAYYDVLLTTQQINVLNEDIIRLERSLKDAYNNYQSGVVDKTDYKRATISLNNTRAQQKSARELLTAKHAYLKQLMGYPVSAGEVPLVYDTTQMAAQANGTDTTLLVDYKNRVEYQLLETQQRLLKANVQYNKWSYLPTVSAFVNYAFAYQNQEFAQLFSHNYPNSLLGVKLSLPIFQGGKRTHNIRIAEFQLQRSQWDFANLRNQINTQYTQAMATYKSNLNDYYTLKENVQMAQDVYNMLQLQYKEGIKTYLEVLVSETELRSAQLNYYNAMYQVLSSKIDLQKALGTLTANY encoded by the coding sequence ATGAAGAAAAGAGCATTTTACCCGGTGGCTATTGTGTTTGGGATGTTGTTATCCCGGCATACCTATGCCCAGCAATCTACGGATTCTCTATTAAACAAGGCTAGTCTGGAAGACTGCGTCCGGTACGCCCTGACTCACCAGCCTGCTTTAAAGCAGTCGCGGATAGATGAAGCGATTACAGACAGAACGGTCAAAAGTAAACTGGCCGACTGGTATCCTCAGATAAACCTGGACTATAACCTCCAGCATTACCTGGAGCTACCCACTTCCATCTTTGGCGGCAATCCCACCAAGGTAGGTGTGACGAATACTTCCACCGCTACTTTCGGATTAACGCAGAATCTCTTTACCCGCGACCTGCTGCTGGCTACCAATACGTCGAAGGATGTACGTAAACAAAGCCAGCAAACCACGGCCCGTACCCAGATCGACGTAATAGCCGATGTGAGTAAAGCCTATTACGACGTATTACTGACTACCCAGCAGATCAATGTACTGAACGAGGACATTATCCGGCTGGAACGTAGTCTGAAAGATGCGTACAACAACTATCAGAGCGGTGTGGTAGACAAAACGGATTACAAGCGTGCTACCATCTCCCTCAACAACACCCGCGCGCAGCAGAAGTCGGCCCGTGAACTGCTGACGGCCAAACATGCCTACCTGAAACAACTCATGGGCTATCCTGTGAGTGCCGGAGAGGTACCACTGGTATACGATACCACCCAGATGGCTGCCCAGGCTAACGGTACCGATACTACGTTGCTGGTAGATTACAAAAACAGGGTAGAATACCAGTTACTCGAAACCCAACAACGGTTGTTAAAAGCGAATGTCCAGTATAACAAATGGAGTTATCTGCCAACGGTATCTGCTTTTGTCAACTATGCTTTCGCCTATCAGAACCAGGAGTTCGCACAGCTGTTCAGTCACAACTACCCCAACTCCCTGCTGGGCGTGAAATTGTCCTTACCTATTTTCCAGGGCGGGAAACGTACCCATAACATCCGGATAGCGGAATTCCAGCTGCAACGCAGCCAGTGGGATTTTGCCAACCTGAGAAATCAGATCAATACGCAGTATACCCAGGCGATGGCTACCTATAAAAGTAACCTCAACGACTACTATACTTTAAAAGAAAACGTGCAGATGGCGCAGGATGTATATAATATGTTGCAGCTGCAGTACAAGGAAGGCATCAAAACCTACCTGGAAGTACTGGTATCTGAAACAGAACTGCGCAGTGCCCAATTGAATTACTATAATGCGATGTATCAGGTATTGTCCAGTAAGATAGACCTGCAGAAAGCATTAGGAACCTTAACAGCTAATTATTAA
- a CDS encoding efflux RND transporter periplasmic adaptor subunit, with the protein MKKMNHILSISAAGMLGFAACKGPAQKGAPVMPPTPVNITEASVAPAVYYDKYPATVVALNQVELRSQVSGFITGIFFKEGEVVQKGKPLYEIDRRKYEAAYLQAQASIASAKANYNKAKKDDERYKRLAEQDAVARQVLDNAEAALETTRSQLAAAEANLASVRTDLDYSLIKAPFTGRIGISQVKLGAQVSPGTTLLNTISSENPIAVDFVVTENDISRFATLQGKGNANDSTFRLQLSDGTEYVHAGKILAIDRGVDNQTGTIRVRIEFNNPDDKLKDGMSCVMRVLNEQSGQRLIIPYKAVTEQMGEFFVFVAKDSVAAQQKVHLGPRIQDRVVIMDGIQAGDKVIVEGFQRLRDGGKIQIGIPAAPKGEPAKK; encoded by the coding sequence ATGAAAAAAATGAACCACATTCTCTCTATCAGCGCTGCTGGCATGTTGGGCTTTGCTGCCTGCAAAGGCCCTGCCCAGAAAGGAGCGCCTGTTATGCCCCCCACACCGGTAAATATTACGGAGGCATCCGTGGCGCCGGCCGTTTATTACGATAAATATCCCGCTACGGTAGTGGCATTGAACCAGGTGGAGCTGCGTTCACAGGTATCAGGTTTTATCACGGGTATCTTCTTTAAGGAAGGAGAAGTTGTACAGAAGGGAAAACCGTTGTACGAAATAGACCGCCGCAAATATGAGGCGGCCTATCTGCAGGCGCAGGCCAGTATTGCCAGTGCCAAAGCCAATTACAACAAAGCAAAGAAAGACGACGAACGTTATAAACGACTGGCAGAACAGGATGCGGTAGCCCGTCAGGTACTGGATAATGCAGAAGCAGCCCTGGAAACCACCCGTAGCCAGCTGGCCGCGGCAGAAGCCAACCTGGCGTCTGTGCGTACCGACCTGGATTACTCCCTCATCAAAGCGCCGTTTACCGGCCGCATTGGTATCTCCCAGGTAAAACTGGGTGCGCAGGTGAGTCCGGGTACCACCCTGCTGAATACCATCTCCAGCGAAAACCCGATTGCCGTGGATTTCGTGGTAACGGAAAATGATATCTCCCGCTTTGCCACCCTGCAGGGGAAAGGTAACGCCAACGACTCTACGTTCCGGTTACAGTTGTCCGACGGTACGGAGTATGTACATGCTGGTAAGATCCTGGCTATCGACCGTGGTGTGGATAACCAGACCGGTACCATCCGCGTAAGAATTGAATTCAACAACCCGGATGATAAACTGAAAGACGGGATGAGCTGTGTGATGCGTGTACTGAATGAACAATCCGGTCAGCGCCTGATTATTCCTTACAAAGCGGTTACAGAGCAGATGGGTGAATTCTTTGTATTTGTAGCCAAAGATTCTGTGGCTGCACAGCAGAAAGTACACCTGGGACCCCGTATTCAGGACCGTGTCGTAATCATGGATGGTATCCAGGCCGGTGATAAGGTGATCGTGGAAGGCTTCCAGCGTTTACGCGATGGCGGCAAAATCCAGATAGGCATACCGGCAGCTCCGAAAGGCGAGCCAGCGAAGAAATAG
- a CDS encoding efflux RND transporter permease subunit, translated as MIANTFIKRPVTAIVISIVLVLVGLLAMMNLPIGQYPEISPPTVQVTGTYTGADAQTVEQTVATPVEVQVNGTPGMTYISTNNTSSGQMSMTVNFEVGTDINIAALDVQNRVGIAQPTLPQEVQRLGLTVRKRNPSILMLVALYSPKGTHDITFLDNYTNVYVKDALLRAKGVGDIFTRADDFSMRIWLKPDKLAAMNVTAEDIRAALAEQNAQITAGSVGAPPQQTGQTFEYNIFTKGRLSTPEEFGNIIIKTRPNDGSVVYLKDVARIQLGKFNYAGNNFVDGKRAAYLLVYQAPGSNAIETAANVTEAMEQLKKQFPSDVDYVVPFESVSVVKVSIEEVLHTIVEALILVVIVVFLFLQSWRATIIPILAIPVSIIATFIFFIPLGFTINTLTLFGFVLAIGIVVDDAIVVVEAVQHNIDHEKMTPRDATAQAMKEISGPVIAIALILAAVFVPVGFIPGIVGRLYQQFAITIAISVLVSAFVALSLTPALCILLLKPMKLDKDSKGLNRFFYKFNRWFGHTTSRYSIGVKKSIRYFRLVLVILLCIFVGTMMLFRAKPTGFIPTEDEGRMIITFDLPESSSSERTVAVMSQMMKDLDSMPGINHYAALGGLNAVNFASKSNSATIFCSLKPWSERKADSLQIFGLVAAVQKKLSRYKEANVVVIPPPAIPGLGQTAGFSFILQQKGNGDIKAFEGVLQNFLMEVNKRPEIARAFSFFTARTPGYQLDIDREKAKKMGVKISDIATALQTYMGSAYINDFTIYGRNFRVVTQADSTYRGDIKNLSQFFVRNTAGNMVPLSALTSYKVIENAPVISHYNLFRSAEINGNPAPGYSSGDAINALKEVAAQVLPEGYGYEFSGLSREEILSGSKTVYIFALSIIFVFLFLAALYESWSVPFSVLLAVPIGAFGAITVLTFLPKLSNNVYAQIGLITLIGLSAKNAILIVEFAKERVDKGMDVVTAAVEAAKLRLRPIVMTSLAFLLGIMPLVLSSGAGAEARKTMGWTVLGGMFTATFLAIFIVPVLYVVITRIAYGKEKLKKMKESYQSVPEHDIQGRL; from the coding sequence ATGATTGCAAATACTTTTATAAAAAGACCCGTCACCGCAATAGTTATTTCTATTGTACTGGTACTGGTAGGGTTATTGGCGATGATGAACCTGCCAATAGGACAATATCCGGAAATATCTCCGCCCACAGTACAGGTAACAGGTACCTATACCGGCGCCGATGCACAAACGGTAGAACAAACCGTGGCCACACCCGTGGAAGTACAGGTCAACGGTACGCCGGGTATGACCTACATCTCCACCAACAACACCAGTAGTGGTCAGATGAGCATGACGGTAAACTTTGAAGTAGGTACCGACATCAACATTGCCGCACTGGATGTACAGAACCGTGTGGGGATTGCACAGCCTACCCTGCCGCAGGAAGTACAGCGTTTAGGGTTGACCGTTAGAAAGCGTAACCCCAGTATCCTGATGCTGGTGGCCCTGTACTCACCTAAAGGCACACACGATATCACCTTCCTGGATAACTACACCAACGTATATGTAAAAGATGCGTTGCTGCGTGCAAAAGGAGTAGGTGACATCTTCACCCGTGCAGATGATTTCAGTATGCGTATCTGGCTGAAACCGGATAAACTGGCTGCGATGAACGTCACTGCGGAAGATATCCGTGCTGCCCTGGCAGAACAGAATGCCCAGATTACAGCAGGTTCCGTAGGTGCGCCGCCTCAGCAAACCGGTCAGACATTCGAATACAACATCTTCACCAAAGGACGTTTATCTACGCCGGAGGAATTTGGTAACATCATCATCAAAACCAGACCAAACGATGGTTCGGTAGTGTACCTGAAAGATGTAGCCCGTATTCAGCTGGGTAAATTCAACTATGCTGGTAACAACTTCGTGGATGGCAAACGGGCAGCATACCTGCTCGTATACCAGGCGCCGGGCAGCAATGCGATTGAAACCGCTGCCAACGTTACGGAAGCCATGGAACAGCTGAAAAAACAATTCCCTTCCGATGTGGATTATGTGGTGCCGTTTGAATCCGTGTCTGTGGTAAAAGTATCCATCGAAGAGGTATTGCATACCATTGTAGAGGCATTGATACTGGTAGTAATTGTGGTGTTCCTGTTCCTGCAAAGCTGGCGGGCTACCATTATTCCTATCCTGGCTATTCCGGTATCTATCATTGCTACGTTTATCTTCTTCATTCCGCTGGGCTTTACCATCAACACCCTGACCCTGTTCGGTTTCGTACTGGCGATCGGGATTGTGGTGGATGATGCCATTGTGGTGGTGGAAGCGGTGCAGCATAATATCGACCATGAGAAGATGACCCCGCGGGATGCGACGGCACAGGCCATGAAGGAAATATCCGGACCGGTAATTGCCATCGCCCTCATTCTGGCGGCGGTATTCGTACCGGTAGGATTTATACCAGGTATCGTAGGACGCCTGTATCAGCAGTTTGCGATCACTATTGCGATCTCCGTACTGGTATCTGCATTTGTGGCGCTGTCGCTTACACCGGCACTGTGTATCCTCCTGCTGAAACCGATGAAGCTGGATAAAGATTCCAAAGGGCTGAACCGCTTCTTCTATAAATTCAACCGCTGGTTTGGACATACGACTTCCCGCTACTCCATAGGGGTGAAGAAAAGTATCCGTTACTTCCGGTTGGTACTGGTGATCCTGTTGTGCATTTTCGTAGGTACGATGATGTTATTCCGGGCAAAACCCACCGGATTTATTCCTACGGAAGATGAAGGCCGTATGATCATCACCTTTGACCTGCCGGAATCTTCTTCGTCTGAACGTACGGTAGCCGTGATGTCGCAGATGATGAAAGATCTCGACAGCATGCCGGGTATTAATCACTATGCGGCGCTGGGTGGTTTGAATGCGGTAAACTTCGCGTCCAAATCCAACAGTGCTACCATCTTCTGTTCCCTGAAACCCTGGAGCGAACGTAAAGCAGATTCCCTGCAGATCTTCGGGCTGGTGGCTGCGGTACAGAAGAAACTGAGCCGCTATAAGGAAGCCAATGTGGTGGTAATTCCACCGCCGGCGATCCCTGGTCTCGGACAAACCGCCGGTTTCTCCTTTATATTACAGCAAAAAGGAAATGGCGATATCAAAGCATTTGAAGGCGTGTTGCAGAACTTCCTGATGGAGGTAAACAAGCGTCCGGAGATTGCCCGTGCCTTCTCCTTCTTTACGGCCCGTACCCCTGGGTACCAGCTGGATATAGACCGGGAGAAAGCCAAGAAGATGGGGGTGAAGATTTCGGATATTGCTACTGCCCTGCAAACCTATATGGGTAGTGCCTATATCAACGACTTTACCATCTACGGCCGTAACTTCCGCGTGGTAACGCAGGCGGATTCCACTTATCGGGGAGATATCAAAAACCTGAGTCAGTTCTTTGTACGGAATACCGCAGGTAACATGGTGCCATTGAGTGCGCTCACCTCTTATAAGGTGATAGAAAACGCACCGGTGATCTCTCACTATAACCTGTTCCGCTCTGCGGAAATCAACGGTAACCCGGCTCCGGGCTATAGTAGTGGTGATGCGATCAATGCCCTGAAAGAAGTAGCGGCGCAGGTATTGCCGGAAGGCTATGGATATGAGTTCTCCGGTTTGAGCCGTGAGGAAATATTATCCGGTTCCAAAACCGTTTACATCTTTGCGTTGTCTATCATCTTTGTGTTCCTGTTCCTGGCAGCATTATACGAAAGCTGGTCGGTGCCTTTCTCGGTACTGCTGGCAGTACCTATCGGCGCCTTTGGGGCCATTACGGTACTCACGTTCCTGCCTAAACTGAGTAACAACGTATATGCGCAGATTGGTTTGATTACTCTCATTGGTTTGTCGGCCAAGAACGCCATCCTGATTGTGGAATTTGCCAAAGAGCGGGTAGACAAAGGTATGGATGTGGTGACTGCCGCCGTGGAAGCTGCCAAGCTGCGTTTACGACCTATTGTGATGACGTCGCTGGCCTTCCTGCTGGGTATCATGCCGCTGGTATTGTCTTCCGGCGCCGGCGCCGAAGCCCGTAAAACCATGGGCTGGACGGTACTGGGTGGTATGTTTACCGCTACCTTCCTGGCCATCTTTATTGTACCGGTGTTGTATGTGGTAATTACCCGTATCGCTTATGGTAAAGAGAAGCTGAAGAAAATGAAAGAAAGCTATCAGTCCGTGCCTGAACACGATATTCAGGGAAGACTGTAG
- a CDS encoding SdpI family protein, whose product MLIRFLHSTFCNAALFAGIVFCFMGYFIRRYPPKSIKSWYGYRSFLSTRSPETWQAANQYAADISRRIGWVLIVTGLAAALFFERQTDWFYYLTVGAVITGTMYMVGYTEWQLDQHFDENQP is encoded by the coding sequence ATGCTGATCAGATTTCTGCACTCTACGTTCTGTAATGCGGCACTCTTTGCCGGGATCGTGTTTTGTTTCATGGGTTACTTCATCCGCCGCTATCCGCCTAAAAGCATAAAATCGTGGTACGGTTACCGGAGCTTTTTATCGACCCGCAGTCCGGAAACCTGGCAGGCTGCCAACCAGTATGCCGCCGATATATCGCGCCGGATTGGCTGGGTATTGATCGTTACGGGCCTCGCCGCAGCCCTGTTCTTCGAGCGGCAGACAGACTGGTTTTATTACCTTACCGTGGGCGCCGTCATTACCGGCACCATGTATATGGTAGGGTATACAGAGTGGCAGCTCGATCAGCACTTCGATGAAAATCAGCCCTAA